Proteins encoded within one genomic window of Perognathus longimembris pacificus isolate PPM17 chromosome 28, ASM2315922v1, whole genome shotgun sequence:
- the Shroom4 gene encoding protein Shroom4 isoform X3, whose product MENRPGSFQYVPVQLQGGAPWGFTLKGGLEHCEPLTVSKIEDGGKAALSQKMRTGDELVNINGTPLYGSRQEALILIKGSFRILKLIVRRRNAPVSRPHSWHVAKLLEGCPEAATTMHFPSEAFSLSWHSGCNTSDVCVQWCPLSRHCSTEKSSSIGSMESLEQPGQATYEGHLLPIDQNTYPNQRDSAYSSFSASSNASDCALSIRPEESVSAECIAQGPGTSKTPNDRSNVSGTSGSSQHTNGGHLTPSSQMLSRPQEGHHSGSSKVLRGPPQPPVRRDSLQASRTQLFNGEQRRASEPVDSLLLKEKANLETVLSPRNPNQIRCLSGQDQGTGDDHQDGEHSPNPESNQQDPEHLLMEASPKACDQTSSRDPSLLNERSAELADPSPLRGLPHLIGLTGHRHSAPEQLLAVHLQQVHLDPRGRKGTELANEQDEHQWTLSPLHSSQKGKTSQCGPTGEAHDQSSKERKTKPMDDQPLDSKHQSQSSSPHGEVDGHPPERDFLDPSRIGSELASQQPSASGSLTQQTRDCSSTTEGAGSTRATEERDIEPKETGQTGVRKSGSSRGRSIQNRRKSERFATNLRNEIQRRKAQLQKSKGPLSQLCDTKEPVEETQEPPESPPLPAANSSLLSSYKKPPSPREKLFNRSMILKARSSECLSQAPESHESRLSLEGRISPGQRPTQSSSGLNTWWKAPDSFPSDSEKAHVHRGVHGGHWRWSPEHNSQPHVALAIEGPSSPCDNKELKTTTTQAGEEAILLPFADRRKFFEESSKSLSTSHLPCLTTHSNKTFTQRPKPLDQNFQSMSSSYRELRPHPMDQSYHATDQSYHSMSSLQSETPTYSECFASKSLENTMCCKPLYCGDFDCHRTYSYSCGVQGAVVHDPCVYCSGELCPALLKRNMMPNCYNCRCHHHQCIRCAPCYHNSQHSAHEDGSLTPVNAWKPRKLTVQEFPGDKWKPITGNRKTSQSGREMAHSKGNLSWKNPFHPCLENPALDLSSHRAVSSLDLLGDFKHSLKTAEETSVYEEDSHLASMPRPLRNRAFSESHISLEPQGTRAWGQHLRELFPKADETQRDPLGTRKKPFPPPRPPPPNWEKYRLFRAAQQQKQQQQQQMQMQQQMQQRQEEEEEREEEEEEEGEEEEELPPQYFSSETTGLCTVNREEALEQPQTLHLAHLETSRRGSQSFSEPESYSSNLLPPVRGHLGSQVEQAQPPCYGTGGLWKASEQEATDSPKPEASTAEETKCKPAWNQNYFFPEEKLSCTGWSSEKQHLGPTGFSEPKISRQDFQHFSPPPGAPGIPTSYSAYYNISVAKAELLNKLKDQPEMAEMGLGEEEVDHELAQKKDTAH is encoded by the exons GAGAAACGCCCCTGTCAGTAGGCCGCACTCATGGCACGTGGCCAAGCTGCTGGAGGGATGCCCTGAAGCGGCCACCACCATGCATTTCCCTTCTGAAGCCTTCAGCTTGTCCTGGCATTCTGGTTGCAACACAAG TGACGTGTGTGTGCAGTGGTGTCCCCTGTCCCGGCACTGTAGCACTGAGAAGAGCAGCTCCATTGGCAGCATGGAGAGCCTGGAACAACCAGGCCAGGCCACCTATGAGGGTCACCTTTTACCCATTGACCAGAACACGTACCCTAACCAGCGCGATTCAGCCTATAGCTCCTTCTCGGCCAGCTCAAATGCCTCTGACTGTGCCCTTTCTATCAGGCCAGAGGAGTCAGTATCTGCAGAGTGCATCGCACAAGGTCCAGGGACAAGTAAGACTCCTAATGACCGCTCTAATGTGTCTGGGACCTCAGGAAGTAGCCAACACACCAATGGGGGCCACCTAACCCCCAGTTCCCAAATGTTATCCCGCCCACAGGAAGGTCACCACTCAGGGTCTTCCAAAGTGCTCAGAGGTCCACCACAACCTCCAGTGAGGCGGGATAGCCTTCAGGCTTCTAGAACCCAACTCTTCAATGGAGAGCAGCGCAGGGCTTCTGAGCCTGTGGACTCATTGCTGTTGAAGGAGAAAGCAAACTTAGAGACAGTACTATCCCCAAGGAACCCTAACCAAATCCGCTGCCTCAGTGGGCAAGATCAAGGGACAGGTGATGACCATCAGGATGGTGAGCACAGCCCAAATCCTGAATCTAACCAGCAGGACCCTGAGCATCTATTGATGGAGGCTTCCCCAAAAGCCTGTGACCAAACTTCCAGCAGAGATCCCAGCCTGCTCAATGAGAGGTCAGCGGAACTTGCTGACCCCTCTCCCTTGAGAGGCCTTCCACACCTTATAGGACTCACAGGGCATCGCCACAGTGCCCCTGAACAGCTTCTGGCAGTCCACCTGCAGCAAGTACACCTTGATCCCAGGGGCAGAAAGGGGACAGAGCTAGCAAATGAGCAGGATGAGCATCAGTGGACTCTGTCCCCTTTGCACAGCAGCCAAAAAGGGAAAACCAGTCAATGTGGCCCCACAGGAGAAGCCCATGACCAgtccagcaaagaaagaaagacaaagccaaTGGATGATCAGCCTTTGGATTCAAAACACCAGAGCCAAAGCAGTTCTCCACATGGAGAAGTTGACGGACACCCTCCAGAAAGAGATTTCCTGGACCCCAGCAGAATAGGCAGTGAATTGGCCAGCCAGCAGCCCTCTGCCTCTGGCTCTCTCACTCAACAAACAAGAGACTGCTCTTCAACCACTGAAGGAGCTGGCAGCACCAGGGCAACTGAAGAAAGGGACATTGAGCCCAAGGAGACTGGTCAAACTGGAGTTAGGAAAAGTGGAAGTTCCCGGGGCCGCTCAATCCAGAACCGGAGGAAGAGTGAACGGTTTGCTACCAACCTTCGGAATGAAATACAGAGGAGGAAGGCCCAGCTCCAAAAAAGCAAGGGCCCCTTGTCACAGTTGTGTGACACTAAGGAGCCAGTGGAAGAGACCCAGGAACCTCCAGAAAGTCCTCCACTCCCTGCCGCTAACTCATCTCTTCTATCTTCATATAAAAAACCTCCTAGTCCTAGAGAGAAACTCTTCAACAGAAGCATGATTCTCAAGGCTAGATCTTCAGAATGCCTCAGCCAAGCCCCTGAAAGCCACGAATCTAGGCTAAGCTTAGAGGGACGAATAAGCCCTGGCCAGAGGCCTACCCAGTCGTCTTCAGGCCTGAACACCTGGTGGAAAGCACCTGACTCATTTCCCTCAGACTCTGAGAAAGCACATGTTCACCGTGGGGTCCATGGAGGTCACTGGAGATGGTCTCCAGAGCATAACTCCCAGCCACATGTGGCACTTGCCATAGAAGGACCTTCCAGCCCATGTGACAACAAAGAATTGAAGACTACTACTACCCAAGCTGGGGAGGAAGCCATCCTTCTGCCCTTTGCTGACAGAAGAAAGTTCTTTGAAGAAAGTAGCAAATCCTTATCAACATCTCATTTGCCATGTTTAACCACTCATAGTAACAAGACTTTTACACAGAGACCCAAACCTTTAGATCAAAACTTCCAGTCAATGAGCTCCAGCTACAGGGAATTGAGGCCCCATCCCATGGACCAATCATATCATGCCACAGACCAATCATATCATTCCATGTCATCTCTCCAGTCAGAAACTCCCACATACTCAGAATGCTTTGCAAGCAAAAGTCTAGAAAATACAATGTGTTGCAAGCCACTGTATTGTGGTGATTTTGACTGCCACAGGACCTATTCTTACTCCTGCGGTGTCCAGGGAGCTGTTGTCCATGACCCTTGCGTTTATTGTTCTGGGGAACTCTGTCCTGCCTTGCTAAAGAGAAATATGATGCCTAACTGCTACAATTGCAGGTGCCACCACCACCAGTGCATCCGGTGTGCACCTTGCTATCATAACTCTCAGCACAGTGCCCATGAAGATGGCAGTTTGACACCTGTCAATGCTTGGAAGCCCCGGAAGCTGACAGTGCAG GAATTTCCTGGGGACAAATGGAAACCAATAACAGGAAACAGGAAAACTAGCCAGTCGGGGAG agaaaTGGCTCATTCAAAGGGCAACCTTTCATGGAAGAACCCCTTCCATCCTTGCCTTGAGAACCCAGCACTGGACTTGTCAAGCCACCGAGCAGTTTCTTCTCTTGATCTCCTAGGAGACTTCAAACACTCCCTGAAGACAGCAGAGGAAACTTCAGTGTATGAGGAGGACAGCCATCTGGCCTCCATGCCCCGCCCACTGCGCAACCGGGCTTTCTCTGAAAGTCACATCAGCTTGGAGCCCCAGGGCACCCGGGCTTGGGGACAGCATCTCAGGGAGCTCTTTCCCAAAGCTGATGAGACTCAGCGAGATCCTCTAGGAACTAGGAAGaaaccttttcctcctcctcgccctcctcctcccaaCTGGGAGAAGTACAGGCTGTTCCGGGCAGCCCAGCAAcagaagcaacagcagcagcaacagatgCAGATGCAGCAGCAAATGCAACAAcggcaagaagaggaggaggagagagaggaagaagaggaagaggagggagaagaggaagaggagctgcCTCCCCAGTATTTCAGTTCAGAAACCACTGGCTTGTGTACTGTCAATCGCGAGGAGGCCCTGGAACAGCCACAAACCCTGCACCTTGCCCACCTGGAGACCTCAAGACGGGGTTCTCAAAGCTTCTCAGAGCCAGAGTCTTATTCCAGCAATCTCCTGCCTCCAGTAAGGGGCCATCTGGGATCTCAAGTGGAGCAGGCCCAGCCTCCTTGTTATGGCACTGGTGGGCTGTGGAAGGCATCAGAGCAAGAGGCCACAGATTCCCCTAA gcctGAAGCTTCCACAGCAGAAGAGACCAAATGCAAGCCAGCATGGAACCAGAATTActtttttcctgaagagaaattATCTTGCACAGGCTGGAGCTCTGAGAAGCAGCACCTCGGTCCCACTGGCTTCAGTGAGCCGAAGATATCAAG aCAAGACTTTCAGCACTTCTCGCCTCCTCCAGGGGCCCCTGGGATCCCAACCTCTTACTCTGCTTATTACAATATTTCTGTGGCCAAGGCAGAGCTGCTGAACAAGTTAAAAGACCAACCCGAAATGGCAGAGATGGGCCTGGGAGAGGAGGAAGTTGACCATGAACTGGCTCAAAAAAA AGATACAGCTCATTGA
- the Shroom4 gene encoding protein Shroom4 isoform X1: MENRPGSFQYVPVQLQGGAPWGFTLKGGLEHCEPLTVSKIEDGGKAALSQKMRTGDELVNINGTPLYGSRQEALILIKGSFRILKLIVRRRNAPVSRPHSWHVAKLLEGCPEAATTMHFPSEAFSLSWHSGCNTSDVCVQWCPLSRHCSTEKSSSIGSMESLEQPGQATYEGHLLPIDQNTYPNQRDSAYSSFSASSNASDCALSIRPEESVSAECIAQGPGTSKTPNDRSNVSGTSGSSQHTNGGHLTPSSQMLSRPQEGHHSGSSKVLRGPPQPPVRRDSLQASRTQLFNGEQRRASEPVDSLLLKEKANLETVLSPRNPNQIRCLSGQDQGTGDDHQDGEHSPNPESNQQDPEHLLMEASPKACDQTSSRDPSLLNERSAELADPSPLRGLPHLIGLTGHRHSAPEQLLAVHLQQVHLDPRGRKGTELANEQDEHQWTLSPLHSSQKGKTSQCGPTGEAHDQSSKERKTKPMDDQPLDSKHQSQSSSPHGEVDGHPPERDFLDPSRIGSELASQQPSASGSLTQQTRDCSSTTEGAGSTRATEERDIEPKETGQTGVRKSGSSRGRSIQNRRKSERFATNLRNEIQRRKAQLQKSKGPLSQLCDTKEPVEETQEPPESPPLPAANSSLLSSYKKPPSPREKLFNRSMILKARSSECLSQAPESHESRLSLEGRISPGQRPTQSSSGLNTWWKAPDSFPSDSEKAHVHRGVHGGHWRWSPEHNSQPHVALAIEGPSSPCDNKELKTTTTQAGEEAILLPFADRRKFFEESSKSLSTSHLPCLTTHSNKTFTQRPKPLDQNFQSMSSSYRELRPHPMDQSYHATDQSYHSMSSLQSETPTYSECFASKSLENTMCCKPLYCGDFDCHRTYSYSCGVQGAVVHDPCVYCSGELCPALLKRNMMPNCYNCRCHHHQCIRCAPCYHNSQHSAHEDGSLTPVNAWKPRKLTVQEFPGDKWKPITGNRKTSQSGREMAHSKGNLSWKNPFHPCLENPALDLSSHRAVSSLDLLGDFKHSLKTAEETSVYEEDSHLASMPRPLRNRAFSESHISLEPQGTRAWGQHLRELFPKADETQRDPLGTRKKPFPPPRPPPPNWEKYRLFRAAQQQKQQQQQQMQMQQQMQQRQEEEEEREEEEEEEGEEEEELPPQYFSSETTGLCTVNREEALEQPQTLHLAHLETSRRGSQSFSEPESYSSNLLPPVRGHLGSQVEQAQPPCYGTGGLWKASEQEATDSPKPEASTAEETKCKPAWNQNYFFPEEKLSCTGWSSEKQHLGPTGFSEPKISRQDFQHFSPPPGAPGIPTSYSAYYNISVAKAELLNKLKDQPEMAEMGLGEEEVDHELAQKKIQLIESIGRKLSVLREAQRGLVEDINGNSALGEEVEANLKAVCKSNEFEKYRLFIGDLDKVVNLLLSLSGRLARVENALNSIDSGTNQEKLVLIEKKQQLTSQLADAKELKEHVDRREKLVFGMVSRYLPQDQLQDYQHFVKMKSALIIEQRELEEKIKLGEEQLKCLRESLLLGPSNF; encoded by the exons GAGAAACGCCCCTGTCAGTAGGCCGCACTCATGGCACGTGGCCAAGCTGCTGGAGGGATGCCCTGAAGCGGCCACCACCATGCATTTCCCTTCTGAAGCCTTCAGCTTGTCCTGGCATTCTGGTTGCAACACAAG TGACGTGTGTGTGCAGTGGTGTCCCCTGTCCCGGCACTGTAGCACTGAGAAGAGCAGCTCCATTGGCAGCATGGAGAGCCTGGAACAACCAGGCCAGGCCACCTATGAGGGTCACCTTTTACCCATTGACCAGAACACGTACCCTAACCAGCGCGATTCAGCCTATAGCTCCTTCTCGGCCAGCTCAAATGCCTCTGACTGTGCCCTTTCTATCAGGCCAGAGGAGTCAGTATCTGCAGAGTGCATCGCACAAGGTCCAGGGACAAGTAAGACTCCTAATGACCGCTCTAATGTGTCTGGGACCTCAGGAAGTAGCCAACACACCAATGGGGGCCACCTAACCCCCAGTTCCCAAATGTTATCCCGCCCACAGGAAGGTCACCACTCAGGGTCTTCCAAAGTGCTCAGAGGTCCACCACAACCTCCAGTGAGGCGGGATAGCCTTCAGGCTTCTAGAACCCAACTCTTCAATGGAGAGCAGCGCAGGGCTTCTGAGCCTGTGGACTCATTGCTGTTGAAGGAGAAAGCAAACTTAGAGACAGTACTATCCCCAAGGAACCCTAACCAAATCCGCTGCCTCAGTGGGCAAGATCAAGGGACAGGTGATGACCATCAGGATGGTGAGCACAGCCCAAATCCTGAATCTAACCAGCAGGACCCTGAGCATCTATTGATGGAGGCTTCCCCAAAAGCCTGTGACCAAACTTCCAGCAGAGATCCCAGCCTGCTCAATGAGAGGTCAGCGGAACTTGCTGACCCCTCTCCCTTGAGAGGCCTTCCACACCTTATAGGACTCACAGGGCATCGCCACAGTGCCCCTGAACAGCTTCTGGCAGTCCACCTGCAGCAAGTACACCTTGATCCCAGGGGCAGAAAGGGGACAGAGCTAGCAAATGAGCAGGATGAGCATCAGTGGACTCTGTCCCCTTTGCACAGCAGCCAAAAAGGGAAAACCAGTCAATGTGGCCCCACAGGAGAAGCCCATGACCAgtccagcaaagaaagaaagacaaagccaaTGGATGATCAGCCTTTGGATTCAAAACACCAGAGCCAAAGCAGTTCTCCACATGGAGAAGTTGACGGACACCCTCCAGAAAGAGATTTCCTGGACCCCAGCAGAATAGGCAGTGAATTGGCCAGCCAGCAGCCCTCTGCCTCTGGCTCTCTCACTCAACAAACAAGAGACTGCTCTTCAACCACTGAAGGAGCTGGCAGCACCAGGGCAACTGAAGAAAGGGACATTGAGCCCAAGGAGACTGGTCAAACTGGAGTTAGGAAAAGTGGAAGTTCCCGGGGCCGCTCAATCCAGAACCGGAGGAAGAGTGAACGGTTTGCTACCAACCTTCGGAATGAAATACAGAGGAGGAAGGCCCAGCTCCAAAAAAGCAAGGGCCCCTTGTCACAGTTGTGTGACACTAAGGAGCCAGTGGAAGAGACCCAGGAACCTCCAGAAAGTCCTCCACTCCCTGCCGCTAACTCATCTCTTCTATCTTCATATAAAAAACCTCCTAGTCCTAGAGAGAAACTCTTCAACAGAAGCATGATTCTCAAGGCTAGATCTTCAGAATGCCTCAGCCAAGCCCCTGAAAGCCACGAATCTAGGCTAAGCTTAGAGGGACGAATAAGCCCTGGCCAGAGGCCTACCCAGTCGTCTTCAGGCCTGAACACCTGGTGGAAAGCACCTGACTCATTTCCCTCAGACTCTGAGAAAGCACATGTTCACCGTGGGGTCCATGGAGGTCACTGGAGATGGTCTCCAGAGCATAACTCCCAGCCACATGTGGCACTTGCCATAGAAGGACCTTCCAGCCCATGTGACAACAAAGAATTGAAGACTACTACTACCCAAGCTGGGGAGGAAGCCATCCTTCTGCCCTTTGCTGACAGAAGAAAGTTCTTTGAAGAAAGTAGCAAATCCTTATCAACATCTCATTTGCCATGTTTAACCACTCATAGTAACAAGACTTTTACACAGAGACCCAAACCTTTAGATCAAAACTTCCAGTCAATGAGCTCCAGCTACAGGGAATTGAGGCCCCATCCCATGGACCAATCATATCATGCCACAGACCAATCATATCATTCCATGTCATCTCTCCAGTCAGAAACTCCCACATACTCAGAATGCTTTGCAAGCAAAAGTCTAGAAAATACAATGTGTTGCAAGCCACTGTATTGTGGTGATTTTGACTGCCACAGGACCTATTCTTACTCCTGCGGTGTCCAGGGAGCTGTTGTCCATGACCCTTGCGTTTATTGTTCTGGGGAACTCTGTCCTGCCTTGCTAAAGAGAAATATGATGCCTAACTGCTACAATTGCAGGTGCCACCACCACCAGTGCATCCGGTGTGCACCTTGCTATCATAACTCTCAGCACAGTGCCCATGAAGATGGCAGTTTGACACCTGTCAATGCTTGGAAGCCCCGGAAGCTGACAGTGCAG GAATTTCCTGGGGACAAATGGAAACCAATAACAGGAAACAGGAAAACTAGCCAGTCGGGGAG agaaaTGGCTCATTCAAAGGGCAACCTTTCATGGAAGAACCCCTTCCATCCTTGCCTTGAGAACCCAGCACTGGACTTGTCAAGCCACCGAGCAGTTTCTTCTCTTGATCTCCTAGGAGACTTCAAACACTCCCTGAAGACAGCAGAGGAAACTTCAGTGTATGAGGAGGACAGCCATCTGGCCTCCATGCCCCGCCCACTGCGCAACCGGGCTTTCTCTGAAAGTCACATCAGCTTGGAGCCCCAGGGCACCCGGGCTTGGGGACAGCATCTCAGGGAGCTCTTTCCCAAAGCTGATGAGACTCAGCGAGATCCTCTAGGAACTAGGAAGaaaccttttcctcctcctcgccctcctcctcccaaCTGGGAGAAGTACAGGCTGTTCCGGGCAGCCCAGCAAcagaagcaacagcagcagcaacagatgCAGATGCAGCAGCAAATGCAACAAcggcaagaagaggaggaggagagagaggaagaagaggaagaggagggagaagaggaagaggagctgcCTCCCCAGTATTTCAGTTCAGAAACCACTGGCTTGTGTACTGTCAATCGCGAGGAGGCCCTGGAACAGCCACAAACCCTGCACCTTGCCCACCTGGAGACCTCAAGACGGGGTTCTCAAAGCTTCTCAGAGCCAGAGTCTTATTCCAGCAATCTCCTGCCTCCAGTAAGGGGCCATCTGGGATCTCAAGTGGAGCAGGCCCAGCCTCCTTGTTATGGCACTGGTGGGCTGTGGAAGGCATCAGAGCAAGAGGCCACAGATTCCCCTAA gcctGAAGCTTCCACAGCAGAAGAGACCAAATGCAAGCCAGCATGGAACCAGAATTActtttttcctgaagagaaattATCTTGCACAGGCTGGAGCTCTGAGAAGCAGCACCTCGGTCCCACTGGCTTCAGTGAGCCGAAGATATCAAG aCAAGACTTTCAGCACTTCTCGCCTCCTCCAGGGGCCCCTGGGATCCCAACCTCTTACTCTGCTTATTACAATATTTCTGTGGCCAAGGCAGAGCTGCTGAACAAGTTAAAAGACCAACCCGAAATGGCAGAGATGGGCCTGGGAGAGGAGGAAGTTGACCATGAACTGGCTCAAAAAAAG ATACAGCTCATTGAAAGCATTGGCCGAAAACTGTCTGTCCTGCGGGAGGCCCAGCGAGGGCTAGTGGAGGACATCAATGGGAATTCTGCCCTTGGAGAGGAGGTGGAGGCCAACTTAAAAGCTGTCTGCAAATCTAATGAGTTTGAAAAATACCGCTTGTTTATTGGGGACCTGGACAAGGTGGTCAACCTGTTGCTGTCACTCTCTGGAAGACTGGCCAGGGTAGAGAATGCTCTCAACAGTATTGATTCAGGAACCAACCAGGAAAAG TTGGTACTGATCGAGAAGAAGCAGCAGCTGACGAGCCAGCTGGCTGATGCCAAGGAGCTGAAGGAACATGTGGACCGTCGGGAGAAGCTGGTGTTTGGCATGGTCTCGCGATACCTTCCTCAGGACCAGCTTCAAGATTACCAGCACTTTGTCAAGATGAAATCTGCTCTAATTATTGAACAGAGAGAGTTGGAGGAGAAGATCAAGCTTGGAGAAGAGCAGCTCAAATGTCTCAGGGAGAGCTTACTCCTGGGGCCTAGCAATTTCTAG